The region TGTGCAAGCGCGAACTGGTCGCTCGGGATAATTACGTCAACGATTGAACCGGTCATGTGTCGTGGGAAGTGGGTGGGCTCGGCTCTCTATCCGTGCAAGGCGCCCGCGTGTTCGATTTTACACTCCATCGCACTCCGGACAGAAGCCATCTGTGGGAAATGATGCGAATAGACCACATACGTTCAGGCGTTGTTCATCCGCGCCGTCGTCGTTGTGCCACACATCAGACAGCGAATGACCCGGTACGGTTCACGGGAGAACTTCGCATTGTTCGGTTTGTCGCTTTCAGTGCGAATCTCGATCGAGACTTCGTGAGGCGTCTGCACCGCACAATTCTCACACGGTTCGAGATTGTCACCTCTTCTCTGGTCTGTTTTTGTCATGGTGAGTTCGTTCCATCATTTCCCGATGAATTCATCGAGCGTTCATCTGCTTGTTCTTGAACCATCCGTACCAACGGACGGATATCTTCGAAGCGTGGCCCCCGCCAAACTGTGTTCTCATCCCAGTTCCACTCGATGACATCCGCAGCGCTGAGCATCGGGAGATGAATGTGTGTCATTCGGAGTGAAAGTTGGCGTTCTCGCTCGTCGGTACTGCTCACGTCTGTGGGAACGTGGGGATGGTCGTCATCCAAATAGTCGTATTCGAGGAGGGAGAATAACAGTTGTCGGCGATGCGTATTCGCCAATATTTCGAAGAAGGTGTTCAGCGGTACCTCCTGTATAGCGGCTGCGTTTTCGCCTTCCTCCGCTCGTTCGTTTGAAATATTGCTCATGTTTCGTTCGTTTACGGATTTGTTCATGGTTCTCACACCGATTCGACCGATAACTGCTGGTGTATTACTCCCGGAGGTACCGTCGCTAGGTAAGGGTTCACTCTAATCTGTTAGGGTGATTTCTCGAGATTGATTAAGAATTCGTGAAATAAAGGATGTCATTTACGAGTTCCAAAGTAGAATGGTTTTCAGCGAACCTGAGTACGCATAGCACTGTTGACTCTTCCGGCAGAGAGTTGATAACCGTGAGTCGCTACTAGCGGGAATAATGGAACAACCGTCATTGACGGATGCGCTTCGAGAAACCCTCGCACTCTTCGATGGAAACGCGACACCTCGGACGACGAGCGAAGTCGCAGACCAGCTCAACCTCGGACAGCGAAGCACCTACACTCGACTGAAGCGCCTCGTCGAACACGATGAACTCGAAACGAAGAAAGTCGGGGCCAGCGCACGGGTCTGGTGGCGTCCGCCAACTAACGCCGACCAGGATATTCCAGACTGGCCGGCCGCCGAGTCGCTCGTCGACGATGTACTCGACGACGCCGATGTCGGAGTGTTCGTTCTTGATGAGGACTTTCAGGTGGCATGGGTCAACGACGCTACCAAACGGTACTTCGGACTCGACTATGAACGGGTTGTCGGGAAGGACAAGCGTACGCTCGTAAACGAATATATCGCCTCAACTATCACGGAGTCAAACTTGTTTGCGGAAACGGTCCTTGCGACGTACGACGACAACACGTACACGGAACAGTTCGAATGCCACGTGGAGCCCGGCGACGGACACAAGGAGCGGTGGCTCGAACATCGCAGTAAACCAATCGAGGCCGGTGCATACGCCGGCGGTCGAATCGAACTCTACTACGATGTCACCAATCAGAAGCAGACCGAGCAATCGCTTGAAGAGAGCAAGCAGCGGTATTCAAGCCTCGTCAGCAATTTACCAGGGATGGTCTATCGATGTCGAAACGAAACCGAATGGCCGATGGAGTTCGTCAGTGACGCTTGCACCGACCTGACCGGGTACGACGCCGACGCTATCGAATCCGGAACAATCAGCTGGAGCGACGATATTGTCCACCCTGACGACCGCACTCAGATCTTGGAAACTGTCCAATCTGGGCTCGATCGAAACGGACAATTCACCACCCAATATCGCATTCTGACCGCGCATGACGAAATCCGGTGGGTCTGGGAGCGCGGTCGCAGCGTCACCGACACGTCCGGCTCTTCGACACTCGAAGGAGTCATCACAGATATCACGGGGCAGAAGATAACCGAGCAGGAACTCCAAGAGAAAGAACTCGAGAACGTGTACGAGCGAATGGACGACGGGTTCGTCGCGCTCGATGAGGACCACCGGTTCACGTATGTCAATAACCGTGCGGGGGCTCTTCTAGAGCGATGTCCCAGTGAACTCGTCGGCGAGCACATCTGGGACGCGTTCGAACGGAGCTCGACAGTCAAGGCGGCAATCACGGACGTCTTCGAGAATCAGGAACCAAAGTCCCAGGAGATATTCTATGACCCACTGGAAACCTGGTTCGAAGCCCACATCTATCCCGCAGAGACGGGTATCTCGGTCTATTTCCAGGACATAACAGGTCGCAAGGAGCGACAAACAGAGGTCAAACAATATGAGCGCATCGTCGAAGCTGTTGACGACGGGATCTACGTTCTCGATAGCGACTACCGGTTCTCGATGGTAAGCAACGGTCTTACCTCGATGACAGGCTATGAGCGTGACGAACTCATTGGCGTCCATGCGCAAGCCATTTTTGGCTATGACTTCTTCGACATCGAGGAGGCAAAACTGGCTGAATCAGAGTCGAGTGATTCCAGTTTCGCAAAACTCGAAGATGAGATACATACGGCAAGTGGTTCGACGCTCACAGTCGAAAGCCGGTTCAGCCGATTCGAACTCGAAGATGGGGAGATAGGTCGTGTCGGAGTCATCCGTGACGTTACTGACCGCGTGAAACATGAACGGCAGCTCGAGAAGCTGAAGCGTCGATATCAGAAACTCGTCGACAATTTCCCGAATGGGGCGGTCGTACTATTCGACGAGGACTTACGATACCTGACAGTAGGTGGTGAAGTTTTTGAAGGGCTCGACGTTTCAGCTGATGATCTCGAAGGAGAAAGGGTACCTAAAAGCCTCCCCGCAGAACTCCGCAGAGATATTGAACCAAGGTACAGTGCTGTCTTCGACGGTGAGACGAGCGATATCGAAGTCGACTTCGGCGGTCGAATCCGACGCATCCAAGCCTTCCCTATCTACGACGAACAGGGAACAGTATTCGCAGGAATGGCAATGTCACAGGATATTACCGATCGGATCGAACGCGAACGGAGATTAAAGCGACAGCGCGAGCATCTCTCTGCACTCAACCATTTCAACGACGTTTTCCACGATATCATCGAGGCGGTTATCGAGC is a window of Haladaptatus paucihalophilus DX253 DNA encoding:
- a CDS encoding DUF7835 family putative zinc beta-ribbon protein, whose amino-acid sequence is MTKTDQRRGDNLEPCENCAVQTPHEVSIEIRTESDKPNNAKFSREPYRVIRCLMCGTTTTARMNNA
- a CDS encoding PAS domain S-box protein produces the protein MEQPSLTDALRETLALFDGNATPRTTSEVADQLNLGQRSTYTRLKRLVEHDELETKKVGASARVWWRPPTNADQDIPDWPAAESLVDDVLDDADVGVFVLDEDFQVAWVNDATKRYFGLDYERVVGKDKRTLVNEYIASTITESNLFAETVLATYDDNTYTEQFECHVEPGDGHKERWLEHRSKPIEAGAYAGGRIELYYDVTNQKQTEQSLEESKQRYSSLVSNLPGMVYRCRNETEWPMEFVSDACTDLTGYDADAIESGTISWSDDIVHPDDRTQILETVQSGLDRNGQFTTQYRILTAHDEIRWVWERGRSVTDTSGSSTLEGVITDITGQKITEQELQEKELENVYERMDDGFVALDEDHRFTYVNNRAGALLERCPSELVGEHIWDAFERSSTVKAAITDVFENQEPKSQEIFYDPLETWFEAHIYPAETGISVYFQDITGRKERQTEVKQYERIVEAVDDGIYVLDSDYRFSMVSNGLTSMTGYERDELIGVHAQAIFGYDFFDIEEAKLAESESSDSSFAKLEDEIHTASGSTLTVESRFSRFELEDGEIGRVGVIRDVTDRVKHERQLEKLKRRYQKLVDNFPNGAVVLFDEDLRYLTVGGEVFEGLDVSADDLEGERVPKSLPAELRRDIEPRYSAVFDGETSDIEVDFGGRIRRIQAFPIYDEQGTVFAGMAMSQDITDRIERERRLKRQREHLSALNHFNDVFHDIIEAVIEQSTREEIETIVCDRLTDTDNYRVAWIGEVDNYTQTVNVRTGTGVEGYLDDITISVDPNDERSNGPTSRAILEREVQTTQDISTDSSYESWRDFGQKYGFRSSAAVPIVHEETLYGILTLYSDQPDAFTGKKCEIIGQLGEITGQAIAAVERKQALMSNEVVELEFQLTNVFETLGIDETTDGRITLNQSVPASGGMHLVYGTVTTDARDALGALITQLPQWNSMTVIDEGEDVSRFELRLSEPPVLSTVAAQGGSVDTARIEDGDYHMRIHLAPSVEVREIIETVQAEYPGMELLAQRQVTRTGDPIAQLDQFLEEDLTDQQRTSLNAAYNSGFFEWPRPTTGEDIADSLGISSPTFHQHLRTAERKVFDAVIEGSIMTS